The following are encoded together in the Vibrio splendidus genome:
- the dnaE gene encoding DNA polymerase III subunit alpha codes for MSDPKFVHLRVHSDFSMVDGLSKVPPLVKKVAEMGMPALALTDFTNLCGLVKFYGTAHGCGVKPIIGADFLMQSPDFGDELTKLTVIATNNKGYNNLTLLISKAYLRGHVQHQPVIDKEWLIEHAEGLILLSGAKEGEIGKALLKGNRELVASSVEFYKTHFADRFYLELIRTGRPDEESYLHFALELAEQEDLPVVATNEVVFISEDLFDAHEIRVAIHDGFTMVDPRRPKNYSSQQYLRSEEEMCELFSDIPEALENSVEIAKRCNVTVRLGEYFLPNFPTEGLAIEDFLIKKSEEGLERRLAFLFPDEKIRAERRPEYDERLKIELEVVNNMGFPGYFLIVMEFIQWSKDNDVPVGPGRGSGAGSLVAYALDITDLDPLEYDLLFERFLNPERVSMPDFDIDFCMDKRDQVIDHVAEMYGRDAVSQIITFGTMAAKAVIRDVGRVLGHPFGFVDRISKLVPPDPGMTLEKAFLAEPALPELYDGDEEVRELIDKCRILEGCTRNAGKHAGGVVISPTTITDFAPIYADAEGNFPVTQFDKNDVETAGLVKFDFLGLRTLTIIDWALGLVNPRLKKEGKEPVRIESIPLDDQASFNLLQNSETTAVFQLESRGMKDLIKRLQPDSFEDIIALVALFRPGPLQSGMVDNFIDRKHGREAVSYPDETWQHESLKETLEPTYGIILYQEQVMQIAQILAGYTLGGADMLRRAMGKKKPEEMAKQRGTFKEGAEANGVDGELSMKIFDLVEKFAGYGFNKSHSAAYALVSYQTLWLKTHYPAEFMAAVMTADMDNTEKVIGLVDECFRMKLKLLPPDINSGLYRFNVDEDGAIVYGIGAIKGVGEGPIEAIIEARNKGGYFKDLFDFCARLDLKKVNKRVIEKLILSGALDRLGPHRAAMMASLKDAVKAASQHHHAESFGQSDMFGVLTDAPEEVEHKYTQVPKWPEKVWLEGERETLGLYLTGHPVNAYIKELAKYTSCRLKDATPTRRDQSLTIAGLVIAARVMTTKRGTRIGLMTLDDRSGRMEVMLFSDALDRYAELLEKDKIVVVSGQVSFDDFNGGLKMSAREVMDLGSAREKYARGVSISIDQSQINGQFFERFSQILEPYRAGTVPVNVYYQRADARARLTLGTEWRVTPSDTLLDELKQLLGNSQVELEFN; via the coding sequence ATGTCAGATCCAAAATTTGTTCACCTACGCGTACACAGTGATTTTTCGATGGTGGATGGCCTATCTAAGGTGCCACCATTAGTTAAGAAAGTCGCTGAAATGGGTATGCCCGCTCTAGCATTGACCGACTTTACTAACCTATGTGGCTTGGTGAAATTTTACGGTACTGCCCATGGGTGTGGGGTTAAGCCAATTATTGGTGCTGACTTCTTGATGCAGTCTCCAGATTTTGGCGATGAATTGACCAAACTCACTGTTATTGCAACGAATAATAAAGGTTATAACAACCTAACATTATTGATTTCAAAAGCTTACCTTCGTGGTCATGTTCAACATCAGCCTGTTATTGATAAAGAGTGGCTGATTGAACATGCCGAAGGCCTGATTCTTCTATCGGGAGCAAAAGAGGGTGAGATTGGTAAGGCGTTGCTGAAAGGCAATCGAGAGTTGGTTGCAAGCAGCGTTGAGTTTTACAAAACACATTTCGCAGACCGTTTTTATCTGGAGCTCATTCGTACTGGGCGCCCGGATGAAGAGTCTTATCTGCACTTTGCGCTAGAGCTTGCTGAACAAGAAGACCTGCCTGTTGTCGCGACCAACGAAGTGGTTTTCATTTCTGAAGACTTGTTTGATGCCCATGAAATCCGTGTGGCGATTCACGACGGTTTTACAATGGTTGATCCACGTCGACCGAAAAACTATAGCTCACAACAATACTTGCGTAGTGAAGAAGAGATGTGTGAGTTGTTCTCAGACATCCCTGAAGCACTGGAAAACAGTGTCGAAATTGCTAAGCGTTGTAACGTAACAGTTCGACTGGGCGAATACTTCTTACCTAACTTCCCAACGGAAGGTTTGGCGATTGAAGACTTCTTGATTAAAAAATCAGAAGAAGGCCTTGAGCGTCGTTTAGCGTTTCTATTCCCTGATGAGAAAATTCGAGCTGAACGCAGACCTGAATACGATGAGCGACTTAAGATTGAACTTGAAGTTGTCAACAATATGGGGTTCCCGGGTTACTTCTTGATCGTAATGGAGTTCATCCAGTGGTCAAAAGATAACGACGTACCAGTAGGTCCGGGTCGTGGTTCTGGTGCCGGTTCTTTGGTGGCTTACGCATTGGATATCACCGATCTTGATCCACTTGAATATGACTTGCTGTTCGAACGTTTCTTGAACCCAGAACGTGTATCTATGCCCGATTTCGATATCGACTTCTGCATGGATAAACGCGACCAAGTTATTGATCACGTAGCCGAGATGTACGGTCGTGATGCCGTTTCTCAGATCATCACCTTTGGTACTATGGCGGCAAAAGCGGTAATTCGTGACGTTGGCCGTGTATTGGGCCACCCGTTTGGTTTCGTTGACCGTATTTCTAAGCTGGTTCCGCCAGATCCGGGCATGACGCTAGAGAAGGCCTTCCTTGCTGAGCCAGCATTGCCAGAACTCTACGACGGTGATGAAGAAGTACGCGAACTGATTGATAAGTGTCGAATTCTTGAGGGTTGTACGCGAAATGCCGGTAAGCACGCGGGTGGTGTTGTTATCTCACCCACCACGATCACTGACTTTGCACCCATCTATGCCGATGCAGAAGGCAACTTCCCAGTAACGCAATTCGATAAGAATGACGTTGAAACCGCCGGTTTGGTTAAATTCGACTTCTTGGGTCTACGTACCCTGACCATCATCGATTGGGCGTTAGGCCTCGTAAACCCACGCTTGAAGAAAGAGGGTAAAGAGCCGGTTCGTATTGAATCGATTCCTCTAGATGACCAAGCGTCATTTAACCTATTACAAAATTCTGAAACGACGGCGGTATTCCAACTGGAATCACGCGGTATGAAAGATCTGATCAAGCGTCTACAACCCGACTCTTTTGAAGATATCATCGCATTGGTGGCCTTGTTCCGTCCGGGCCCTCTGCAATCAGGCATGGTAGATAACTTTATCGACCGTAAACACGGACGAGAGGCTGTATCTTACCCTGATGAAACGTGGCAACACGAGTCGTTAAAAGAGACACTAGAACCGACTTACGGCATCATCCTGTATCAAGAACAAGTAATGCAAATCGCTCAGATCCTTGCGGGTTATACGCTTGGTGGAGCCGATATGTTGCGTCGTGCGATGGGTAAGAAAAAGCCTGAAGAGATGGCAAAACAGCGCGGTACCTTCAAAGAAGGTGCTGAAGCCAATGGTGTTGATGGCGAACTGTCCATGAAGATCTTTGACTTGGTAGAGAAGTTTGCGGGCTACGGCTTTAACAAATCTCACTCGGCTGCATACGCACTGGTTTCTTATCAAACGCTATGGCTTAAAACGCATTACCCTGCAGAATTCATGGCGGCAGTAATGACCGCGGATATGGATAACACCGAGAAGGTTATTGGCCTTGTTGATGAATGTTTCCGTATGAAGCTCAAGCTTCTTCCACCCGATATTAATTCCGGTTTATACCGTTTTAATGTGGATGAAGATGGTGCGATTGTTTATGGCATCGGTGCGATTAAAGGGGTGGGTGAAGGCCCAATTGAAGCCATTATTGAAGCGCGTAACAAAGGCGGTTACTTTAAAGACTTGTTCGACTTCTGTGCACGACTTGATCTGAAAAAAGTGAACAAGCGTGTTATCGAAAAGTTGATTCTGTCGGGCGCCTTAGATAGATTAGGTCCTCACCGAGCAGCGATGATGGCCTCATTGAAAGATGCGGTTAAGGCGGCAAGCCAACATCACCACGCTGAGTCTTTTGGTCAATCGGATATGTTTGGCGTGTTGACTGACGCTCCGGAAGAGGTGGAACACAAGTATACCCAAGTACCGAAGTGGCCTGAAAAGGTTTGGCTTGAAGGTGAGCGTGAGACGTTAGGTTTGTATTTAACGGGTCACCCAGTTAACGCTTACATTAAAGAACTCGCGAAATACACCAGCTGTCGCTTGAAAGATGCGACGCCGACGCGTCGTGATCAGTCTTTAACGATTGCAGGTTTGGTCATTGCTGCTAGGGTAATGACCACGAAGCGCGGAACTCGAATTGGTTTGATGACCCTCGACGACCGATCGGGGCGAATGGAAGTGATGTTGTTCTCGGATGCGCTCGATCGCTACGCTGAATTGCTCGAAAAAGATAAAATAGTGGTCGTTTCTGGACAGGTCAGCTTTGATGATTTCAATGGTGGGCTTAAAATGTCCGCGCGTGAGGTCATGGACTTAGGAAGCGCCCGTGAGAAATATGCTCGTGGGGTGTCGATATCTATCGACCAATCCCAAATTAATGGTCAATTTTTTGAACGCTTTAGTCAAATCTTAGAACCTTATAGAGCCGGAACGGTCCCAGTCAATGTATACTACCAGCGTGCCGACGCTAGAGCGCGGTTAACATTGGGCACAGAATGGCGTGTGACGCCAAGTGATACATTACTAGACGAATTAAAACAGCTGCTTGGAAATAGCCAAGTAGAACTCGAATTTAACTAA
- the rnhB gene encoding ribonuclease HII, producing the protein MAVKEKKELPPFEYPQGYQLFAGVDEVGRGPLVGDVVTAAVILDPNNPIEGLNDSKKLSEKKRLALFPEIKEKALAWSVGRCSPQEIDEWNILQATMVAMQRAIAGLSVQPDMALIDGNRVPELPMDGLAIVKGDLRVAEISAASIIAKVVRDQEMEELDKLHPEFGFAKHKGYPTKAHFEAIEKHGVTEHYRKSFKPVKRILGLD; encoded by the coding sequence ATGGCAGTAAAAGAGAAAAAAGAGCTTCCTCCTTTTGAGTATCCTCAAGGCTACCAGTTATTTGCTGGTGTTGATGAGGTAGGGCGCGGGCCGTTAGTTGGCGATGTTGTTACAGCTGCGGTTATCCTCGATCCTAATAATCCAATCGAAGGTTTGAACGACTCAAAGAAACTGTCTGAGAAGAAGCGTCTGGCTCTGTTTCCTGAAATCAAAGAGAAAGCCTTGGCTTGGTCGGTTGGCCGTTGTTCCCCGCAAGAAATTGATGAGTGGAATATTCTGCAAGCGACCATGGTTGCTATGCAGCGAGCGATCGCAGGGCTAAGCGTTCAACCTGATATGGCACTAATCGATGGAAACCGCGTTCCTGAACTGCCGATGGATGGTCTTGCTATTGTAAAAGGGGACTTGCGAGTTGCTGAAATCAGTGCGGCATCTATCATCGCTAAAGTCGTTCGTGACCAAGAGATGGAAGAACTTGATAAACTTCATCCAGAGTTTGGTTTTGCTAAACATAAAGGTTATCCGACTAAAGCGCATTTCGAAGCGATTGAAAAACACGGTGTAACCGAGCATTACCGCAAAAGCTTTAAGCCAGTAAAGCGCATTTTAGGTCTTGATTAA
- the lpxB gene encoding lipid-A-disaccharide synthase, with the protein MAQQEAATNSSDFVSNEPLRVGIVVGELSGDTLGEGFIKAVKSQYPNAEFVGIGGPKMKALGCESLFEMEELAVMGLVEVLGRLPRLLKVKAELVKYFTQNPPDVFVGIDAPDFNLRLELDLKNAGIKTVHYVSPSVWAWRPKRIFKIDKATDLVLAFLPFEKAFYDKYNVACEFVGHTLADTIPLEPNKKEARELLGLDQDKPWLAVLPGSRGGEMSLIAQPFIETCQRIKQKYPDINFVVALVNEQRKKQFTEIWQSTAPELEFTLVEDTATNVITAADSVLLASGTVALECMLLKRPMVVGYKVNKLTGYIVKKLSITEFVSLPNILAGEEIVKEHILEECHPDFLFPSVDKMLSADNSALIERFTEMHHWIRKDADKQAANAVLKLIDRPCVES; encoded by the coding sequence ATGGCACAGCAAGAAGCAGCAACCAATAGCTCGGACTTTGTTTCGAATGAACCTCTACGCGTAGGTATCGTCGTCGGAGAACTCTCGGGTGACACGCTTGGCGAGGGTTTTATTAAAGCGGTCAAATCACAATATCCGAATGCTGAATTCGTGGGTATTGGTGGACCAAAAATGAAAGCGCTTGGTTGTGAGTCTCTTTTCGAAATGGAAGAGCTTGCCGTGATGGGGCTTGTAGAAGTGCTTGGTCGTTTACCTCGTTTGTTAAAAGTGAAAGCGGAACTGGTTAAGTATTTCACTCAAAACCCGCCAGATGTCTTCGTTGGTATCGATGCGCCAGATTTCAACCTAAGACTTGAATTGGATCTTAAGAACGCGGGTATTAAGACCGTTCATTATGTCAGCCCTTCAGTATGGGCATGGCGTCCAAAGCGTATCTTTAAAATCGACAAAGCAACCGACTTGGTACTGGCTTTCTTGCCGTTCGAAAAGGCATTCTACGATAAATATAATGTTGCTTGTGAATTTGTTGGCCATACATTGGCAGACACCATTCCACTCGAACCGAATAAAAAAGAAGCTCGCGAGCTTTTAGGTTTAGATCAAGATAAGCCTTGGTTAGCCGTATTACCGGGTAGTCGCGGTGGTGAGATGAGTTTGATTGCTCAACCCTTTATTGAGACTTGCCAGCGTATTAAGCAAAAATACCCTGATATCAACTTTGTTGTTGCGCTCGTTAATGAGCAACGTAAAAAGCAGTTCACTGAAATTTGGCAATCGACGGCACCTGAACTTGAATTTACATTGGTAGAAGATACCGCCACCAACGTAATTACCGCTGCTGATTCTGTTCTGTTAGCTTCGGGTACTGTTGCTCTCGAATGCATGTTGCTGAAACGCCCAATGGTCGTTGGCTACAAAGTAAATAAACTGACGGGTTATATTGTTAAGAAATTATCGATTACTGAGTTCGTATCGTTGCCGAACATTTTGGCTGGCGAAGAGATTGTGAAAGAGCATATTCTCGAAGAGTGTCACCCAGATTTCTTGTTTCCGTCTGTCGATAAGATGCTATCCGCTGATAACAGCGCATTAATTGAACGCTTTACCGAGATGCATCATTGGATTCGTAAAGACGCGGATAAACAAGCCGCTAATGCGGTATTGAAATTGATAGATCGACCATGTGTTGAGTCATAA
- the lpxA gene encoding acyl-ACP--UDP-N-acetylglucosamine O-acyltransferase, whose product MIHETAKIHPAAVIEGDVTIGANVTVGPFTYIAGNVTIGDDTEVMSHVVIKGHTTIGKENRIFPHAVIGEENQDKKYGGEETTVVIGDRNVIREAVQIHRGTTQDKATTVIGDDNLLCVNAHVAHDVIVGNHTHIGNNAILGGHVTVGDYAGVMALSAIHPFCSIGAYAYIGGCSAVVQDVLPYVLAQGNHAAPFGLNLVGLKRNGFEKPEIRALQKAYKELYRSGKTLEEAKAALVEMAKEFTSVTPMLEMLENSERGIIR is encoded by the coding sequence ATGATTCATGAAACAGCGAAAATTCACCCGGCAGCAGTAATCGAAGGTGATGTAACTATCGGTGCTAACGTGACGGTTGGGCCTTTCACTTACATTGCTGGTAACGTGACAATTGGTGACGACACTGAAGTGATGTCGCATGTGGTGATCAAAGGTCACACAACCATTGGTAAAGAAAACCGTATCTTCCCACACGCTGTTATCGGTGAAGAGAACCAAGATAAGAAGTACGGTGGCGAAGAGACAACAGTTGTGATCGGTGATCGCAACGTGATTCGTGAGGCGGTTCAAATCCACCGTGGTACAACTCAAGACAAAGCAACCACTGTGATCGGTGATGACAACTTACTTTGTGTTAATGCTCACGTAGCACACGATGTTATTGTTGGTAACCACACTCACATTGGTAACAACGCTATTCTTGGCGGTCACGTAACAGTGGGTGACTACGCTGGTGTAATGGCGCTATCTGCGATTCACCCGTTCTGTTCAATAGGTGCTTACGCCTACATTGGCGGCTGTTCTGCTGTTGTTCAAGATGTACTGCCGTACGTGCTTGCACAGGGTAACCATGCGGCTCCATTTGGTCTTAACCTAGTGGGCCTGAAGCGTAACGGATTTGAGAAACCAGAAATTCGTGCACTACAGAAAGCGTACAAAGAGTTATACCGTTCAGGTAAAACACTTGAAGAAGCGAAAGCGGCTTTAGTTGAAATGGCGAAAGAGTTTACTTCGGTTACTCCTATGCTAGAAATGCTAGAGAACTCTGAGCGCGGTATTATTCGTTAA
- the fabZ gene encoding 3-hydroxyacyl-ACP dehydratase FabZ, with amino-acid sequence MTTEQTTMNITEIQELLPHRYPFLMVDRVTSFEKEKTLTAIKNVSVNEPQFTGHFPQLPVFPGVLILEAMAQATGLLAFKSFGAPSGNELYYFASVDKAKFRKPVVPGDQLIIEVEFLKERRGIASFNGVAKVDGVVVCSAELKCARREF; translated from the coding sequence TTGACTACTGAACAGACAACGATGAACATTACTGAAATTCAGGAACTATTACCTCATCGCTACCCATTCTTAATGGTTGATCGTGTGACTAGCTTTGAAAAAGAAAAAACACTGACTGCGATTAAGAATGTCTCTGTTAACGAACCTCAGTTCACAGGCCACTTCCCTCAACTTCCTGTATTCCCAGGCGTGTTGATCTTAGAAGCAATGGCGCAAGCAACTGGTCTTCTAGCATTTAAATCATTTGGTGCCCCTTCTGGTAACGAGCTTTACTACTTTGCAAGTGTAGATAAAGCTAAATTCCGCAAGCCAGTAGTGCCAGGTGACCAACTGATTATCGAAGTTGAATTCTTAAAAGAACGTCGTGGTATTGCATCGTTTAACGGCGTTGCTAAAGTTGACGGCGTAGTTGTATGTTCAGCTGAACTTAAATGTGCTCGTAGAGAGTTTTAA
- the lpxD gene encoding UDP-3-O-(3-hydroxymyristoyl)glucosamine N-acyltransferase, whose translation MKNLTLAELATITGGELHGDGTVTVSAVAPMDKAQEGNITFLSNVKYSKHLGDCKASAIMVKESERELCKTNVIVVSDPYVAFAKVAQALDTTPSPAAAIADSASISSDATIGQNVSIGANAVIESGVVLGDDVIIGAGCFIGKNANIGTGTKLWANVSVYHEVVIGDACLIQSSTVIGSDGFGYANEKGEWVKIPQVGSVRIGNRVEIGACTTIDRGALDDTIIEDNVILDNQLQIAHNVHIGYGSAIAGGTIIAGSTTIGKYCIIGGGCVINGHIEIVGGVTITGMGMVMRSITEKGMYSSGIPLQPNKDWRKTATRVHRIDEMNKRLKTVEKLIEKSAES comes from the coding sequence ATGAAGAACCTGACTTTAGCCGAATTGGCAACGATTACCGGGGGAGAGCTACACGGAGACGGTACGGTTACCGTTTCAGCAGTTGCTCCTATGGATAAAGCGCAAGAAGGAAACATTACGTTCCTTTCGAACGTGAAGTACAGCAAGCACCTTGGTGACTGTAAAGCATCCGCTATTATGGTTAAAGAGAGTGAGCGCGAACTGTGTAAGACCAACGTGATTGTGGTCAGCGACCCTTACGTTGCTTTTGCTAAAGTTGCTCAAGCGCTTGATACTACTCCTTCACCCGCAGCGGCTATCGCTGATTCTGCTTCAATTTCAAGCGATGCAACCATTGGACAAAATGTGTCTATCGGTGCGAACGCTGTGATTGAGTCTGGTGTGGTACTTGGTGATGATGTGATCATCGGAGCGGGTTGTTTTATTGGTAAAAATGCAAATATTGGCACAGGCACTAAGCTATGGGCTAATGTAAGTGTTTACCATGAAGTCGTGATTGGTGACGCGTGTTTGATTCAATCAAGCACTGTCATTGGCTCTGATGGCTTTGGTTATGCGAACGAGAAAGGTGAGTGGGTTAAGATTCCACAAGTCGGTTCAGTTCGCATTGGTAACCGTGTAGAAATTGGCGCGTGTACAACCATCGACCGTGGCGCATTAGATGACACAATCATTGAAGATAACGTTATCTTAGATAACCAGCTTCAAATTGCTCACAATGTTCACATCGGATATGGTTCTGCTATTGCCGGTGGTACTATTATCGCAGGCAGCACGACGATAGGTAAGTACTGTATTATTGGTGGCGGTTGTGTGATTAATGGTCATATTGAAATCGTTGGCGGCGTTACAATCACCGGTATGGGGATGGTAATGCGCAGTATCACTGAGAAAGGCATGTACTCTTCGGGTATTCCTTTACAGCCAAACAAAGATTGGCGTAAAACAGCAACGCGTGTACATCGTATTGATGAAATGAACAAGCGTTTGAAAACCGTTGAAAAACTTATCGAGAAGAGCGCGGAATCATAA
- a CDS encoding OmpH family outer membrane protein, with protein sequence MIKAAGLGLVVLSSSFFATAAEAAQKVGYVNTAQVFQALPQREVVLQKMQEEFKDKAAELQSIQAEAKTKIEKLKRDGELLGPDEVEKLRIEVGQLDSKYKIKAQALEKASQRREAQEKQKLFKVIQDAVTKVAEKEGYDMIVDIQALQYGKPEYNISEQVIKSLK encoded by the coding sequence ATGATTAAAGCAGCAGGTTTAGGCCTTGTAGTTCTTAGCTCTTCTTTCTTTGCAACAGCTGCTGAAGCTGCGCAAAAAGTGGGTTATGTAAACACTGCACAAGTATTCCAGGCTCTACCTCAGCGCGAAGTTGTTCTTCAAAAAATGCAGGAAGAGTTCAAAGATAAAGCTGCTGAGCTGCAGAGCATTCAAGCAGAAGCAAAAACTAAGATTGAAAAGCTTAAGCGTGATGGTGAACTACTAGGTCCTGACGAAGTTGAGAAGCTTCGTATCGAAGTCGGTCAACTAGACAGTAAGTACAAAATCAAAGCTCAAGCACTAGAAAAAGCAAGCCAACGTCGTGAAGCACAAGAGAAGCAGAAGCTATTCAAAGTGATTCAAGATGCTGTAACTAAAGTTGCAGAGAAAGAAGGCTACGACATGATTGTTGATATTCAAGCTCTGCAGTACGGCAAGCCGGAATACAACATCTCTGAGCAAGTAATTAAATCACTGAAATAA
- the bamA gene encoding outer membrane protein assembly factor BamA — MAIKQILFASLLATSVAANGAQNFVVQDIKIEGLQRVALGAALLKMPVRIGDEVDEGDVSEIIRALYASGNFEDVKVLRDEGVLVVQVKERPTIASISFSGNKAIKEEQLQQNLDASGVREGEALDRTTLSNIEKGLEDFYYSVGKYNATVKAVVTPLPRNRSDLKFVFTEGVSAKIQQINFIGNEVFSDAELLSRFNLNVDVAWWNFLADEKYQKQVLAGDIEALKSYYLDRGYLKFKVDSTQVAISPDKKGVYITLGIDEGEAYTVKDVAFRGELIGREADFEALVPFEDGDTYNGSSVTSLEEGVKRILGESGYAYPQVRTIPEFDDETKEVSLVINVEAGSRIYVRDIRFTGNNSTKDEVLRREMRQMEGSWLNSKSIDTGKSRLNRLGFFETVDVQTVRVPGSEDQVDLVYNVKEANSGSINFGVGYGTESGVSFQVGLQQDNFAGSGNRVGVSAMMNDYQKNVSLDYRDPYWNLDGVSLGGKIFYNEFEASEAGIVDYTNQSYGTSLTWGFPMDELNRIEFGVGYTHNKIGNVPTYIQVEQFARSIDQYGDENILTDDFDINISWTRNNLNRGFFPTEGNHQRAFAKMTVPGSDAKYFKAQYDVKHYIPLTKKHEFTLLMRGRLGYGNGYGQTDGNDNLFPFYENYYAGGFTTLRGFGSNSAGPKAVYGSSTGNNPTYSSATDDSVGGNAVALASLELIVPTPFASDEARSQIRTSVFFDMASVWDTEFVDRGAPNSGSQYYYDYSDPTNYRSSYGAALQWMSPMGPLVFSLAKPVKIYEGDDEEFFTFTIGRTF, encoded by the coding sequence ATGGCGATTAAGCAAATTCTGTTCGCAAGTCTATTGGCCACTAGTGTGGCTGCGAACGGAGCACAAAACTTTGTAGTTCAAGATATCAAGATCGAAGGTTTACAGCGTGTTGCACTTGGTGCAGCTCTACTGAAAATGCCAGTGCGTATTGGCGATGAAGTAGATGAAGGCGATGTATCTGAGATCATTCGTGCACTGTATGCTTCAGGTAACTTTGAGGATGTTAAGGTCCTTCGCGATGAAGGTGTTTTAGTTGTTCAAGTAAAAGAACGACCGACCATCGCAAGCATTTCATTTTCAGGGAACAAAGCGATCAAAGAAGAGCAACTTCAGCAGAACCTAGATGCATCTGGTGTTCGTGAAGGTGAAGCCCTTGACCGCACAACGCTGAGTAACATCGAGAAAGGCCTTGAAGATTTTTACTACAGTGTTGGTAAGTACAACGCGACAGTAAAAGCGGTTGTGACACCTTTGCCACGTAACCGTTCTGACCTTAAGTTTGTATTTACTGAAGGCGTATCCGCTAAGATTCAGCAAATCAACTTTATTGGTAATGAAGTCTTTTCTGATGCTGAGCTACTGAGCCGTTTCAACCTGAATGTTGATGTTGCATGGTGGAATTTCCTTGCGGATGAAAAATACCAGAAGCAAGTATTAGCGGGTGATATCGAAGCGTTGAAATCGTACTACCTTGACCGTGGTTACCTTAAATTTAAGGTGGATTCTACACAAGTAGCGATCTCTCCAGATAAGAAAGGCGTTTACATCACGCTTGGTATTGATGAAGGCGAAGCCTACACCGTTAAAGATGTCGCGTTTCGCGGTGAGCTGATTGGCCGTGAGGCTGATTTTGAGGCATTAGTACCATTTGAAGACGGCGATACGTACAACGGCTCTTCTGTGACATCACTAGAAGAGGGCGTAAAGCGTATTCTTGGTGAGTCTGGTTATGCGTACCCACAAGTACGTACTATTCCTGAATTTGACGATGAGACGAAAGAAGTGTCATTGGTTATTAATGTAGAAGCGGGCAGCCGTATCTACGTTCGTGATATTCGATTTACGGGTAATAACTCGACCAAAGATGAAGTACTACGCCGTGAAATGCGTCAAATGGAAGGCAGCTGGCTTAACTCTAAGTCAATTGACACCGGTAAGAGCCGCCTTAACCGTTTAGGTTTCTTTGAAACGGTTGATGTACAAACAGTGCGTGTTCCTGGCAGTGAAGACCAAGTTGACTTGGTTTACAACGTTAAGGAAGCGAACTCAGGCAGTATCAACTTTGGTGTTGGTTACGGTACCGAATCAGGTGTCAGCTTCCAAGTTGGTTTGCAACAAGATAACTTTGCGGGTTCAGGTAACCGTGTTGGCGTAAGTGCCATGATGAACGATTACCAAAAGAACGTGAGCTTAGACTACCGTGACCCATACTGGAACCTTGATGGTGTGAGTTTAGGCGGTAAGATCTTCTACAACGAATTCGAAGCCTCTGAAGCGGGCATTGTCGACTATACCAACCAAAGTTACGGTACCAGCCTGACATGGGGCTTCCCTATGGATGAGCTGAACCGTATCGAATTTGGTGTTGGCTATACGCACAACAAGATCGGTAACGTTCCGACTTATATCCAAGTGGAACAGTTCGCGAGAAGTATTGACCAATATGGTGACGAAAACATCTTAACTGATGACTTCGATATCAATATCTCTTGGACTCGTAACAACCTTAACCGTGGTTTCTTCCCAACCGAGGGTAACCACCAACGTGCTTTCGCTAAAATGACTGTACCAGGCTCTGACGCTAAGTACTTCAAAGCTCAGTACGATGTAAAACATTACATCCCGCTGACCAAAAAGCATGAGTTCACACTTTTGATGCGTGGCCGATTAGGCTATGGTAATGGTTACGGTCAAACGGATGGTAATGATAACTTGTTCCCATTCTACGAGAACTACTACGCGGGTGGCTTTACAACGTTGCGTGGCTTTGGCTCTAATTCAGCGGGTCCAAAAGCCGTTTACGGGAGCAGTACGGGTAACAACCCAACGTACAGCTCAGCAACCGATGATTCGGTTGGTGGTAATGCGGTTGCCTTGGCAAGTTTAGAGTTAATTGTACCTACGCCGTTTGCTTCTGATGAAGCACGTAGCCAGATTCGAACCAGTGTCTTCTTTGACATGGCAAGTGTATGGGATACCGAGTTCGTAGACCGTGGTGCACCTAACAGTGGCAGCCAGTATTACTACGATTACTCTGATCCAACAAATTACCGTTCATCTTATGGTGCAGCCCTTCAATGGATGTCGCCGATGGGCCCATTGGTTTTCTCTCTAGCGAAACCCGTTAAAATTTACGAAGGTGATGATGAGGAATTCTTCACATTTACCATTGGTAGAACTTTCTAA